The genomic region GTCTGCAGCCCGCGGTCGCCATCGTTCTGACCGAGCTGGGTCTGAAGCTGCCGCACATCCGGACGGCCCTCAATCTCGAAAAAGGGCTGTCTCTCCTCGATGCCGAGCCATGAGTGACGATGGTCTCGGTCTGCGCCTCTCCATCGCCTCCGAAGCCGACGTGGTCATTGCGCGCACCCGCGGCAAGGAGCTGGCCAAGGGCATAGGGTTTGGGCTGGTCGATCAGACCCGAATCGCCACGGGCATCTCCGAGCTGACACGCAACATCCTGCAGTATGCCCAGCAGGGGCACATCACGCTTCGTCTCGTCGACGCCAGCACCCCCTCTCCGTTCAACACGTTTCGTCGCAAGGGGCTCGAGATCGTGGCGGAGGATCATGGCCCCGGCATCCGGGATCTGAATCAGATCCTCGAAGGACGAAGCCTCTCCGGCCGAGGGCTCGGGCTCGGCATACCTGGGACGCGCAGGCTCATGGACGAGTTCGAGATCGTATCCGAGTCGGGGTCGGGTACTCGGGTCCGGTGCATCAAATGGCTCGCGTGACCGCAGCTGGCCTCGCGGGGTGATCGCGTGGCCTTGGAGATCGTCGTGAAGAGCCGTGCGCGGCTGCCGCAGAGCGTGAGCGGAGACGCATTCTGGTATGCCGAGTCAGGCTCTCTTCTCTGGGCGCTGGTGGTCGATGGCCTGGGACACGGTGTTCAGGCCGCCGAGCCCGCCCACCTGGCGGTAACCTGCATCTCGGGATTGGTGCAGCGCCTTGCGGACACGCGATTCGACCCCGCCACCTCGCTCCGGGACATGGTCGTGCGAACCGATGAATGCCTGCGTGGCACCCGTGGGGCCGCGCTGGGGCTGGTGCTGCTCGACGCCGAGCGAGGCGAGGGGCATTTCGTCGGTGTGGGCAACGTCGAGATGCGTGTCTGTGGGCCCCGTGCGCTCGCACGCCCCATCTGCAGCCCCGGGATCGTGGGTGCCCGTCTGACCCGCGTGCGCGTGGAGCGCTTCGACTACGTGCCCGGTCACACGGTGATCCTGCACTCTGACGGCTTGTCGTCACGCTTCGAGCTCGATGC from Pseudomonadota bacterium harbors:
- a CDS encoding ATP-binding protein gives rise to the protein MSDDGLGLRLSIASEADVVIARTRGKELAKGIGFGLVDQTRIATGISELTRNILQYAQQGHITLRLVDASTPSPFNTFRRKGLEIVAEDHGPGIRDLNQILEGRSLSGRGLGLGIPGTRRLMDEFEIVSESGSGTRVRCIKWLA